A single window of Salvia splendens isolate huo1 chromosome 8, SspV2, whole genome shotgun sequence DNA harbors:
- the LOC121744789 gene encoding uncharacterized protein LOC121744789: MSDFRPPIGTTIKLNGSNYMLWSRAFLLFLGSQKKKSHVQTAPPATTDANYDTWCADDCSVMTWLLNSLESAISQNIMCLDSAKAMWDALREMFFNDKNVSRVFELYEKLFSHTQDTQSVNDYFSTLKGLADEILVYHPLSCDATTRAKQWEEFMVAKFLSGLNADLQPLRDSLMASDDIPTLSNALSRVLRVSTGRTESTSFDNSAMSARGRGSYGGRGRGQGRGRGRGRGFHDRLCDHCGRSNHESDKCWKKFGKPDWANNIEFAAPSSSSTTTDTSTSVAAFAVSPGPADEEDDWWRT, from the exons ATGTCTGATTTTAGACCTCCAATTGGAACCACCATTAAGCTGAATGGTTCCAACTATATGCTCTGGTCTCGTGCTTTTCTCCTATTTTTGGGATCACAGAAGAAGAAAAGCCATGTTCAAACTGCCCCGCCTGCTACTACAGATGCCAACTACGACACTTGGTGCGCCGATGACTGCTCCGTCATGACTTGGCTTCTCAATAGCCTAGAATCAGCCATCAGTCAAAATATCATGTGCTTGGATAGTGCCAAAGCCATGTGGGATGCTCTACGGGAGATGTTCTTCAATGACAAAAACGTTTCTCGGGTATTTGAATTATATGAGAaacttttctctcatactcaggATACTCAGTCAGTCAATGATTACTTCTCTACCTTGAAAGGCCTTGCTGATGAGATCTTAGTTTATCATCCTCTTTCCTGTGATGCCACAACAAGAGCAAAACAATGGGAGGAATTCATGGTAGCAAAATTTTTGTCAGGTCTTAATGCTGATCTCCAGCCACTTCGAGATAGCTTAATGGCTAGTGATGACATTCCAACGTTGTCTAATGCGTTGTCTCGCGTTCTTCGTGTCTCCACCGGGCGTACGGAATCCACCTCGTTTGATAATTCAGCTATGTCTGCTCGCGGTCGAGGTTCGTATGGTGGACGTGGCCGTGGACAGGGACGTGGCCGAGGTCGAGGACGAGGGTTTCATGATCGACTATGTGATCATTGTGGTCGTTCGAATCATGAGTCTGATAAGTGTTGGAAGAAGTTTGGCAAACCAGATTGGGCTAATAACATTGAGTTTGCTGCGCCAAGTTCTTCATCTACTACTACTGATACCTCTACCTCTGTAGCTGCGTTTGCTGTGTCTCCTG GACCTGCAGACGAAGAGGACGATTGGTGGAGGACATGA
- the LOC121745023 gene encoding RNA-binding protein BRN1-like isoform X1 produces MAEEESVKLFVGQVPKHMTESQLLAMFQEFALVDEVNIIKDKATRASRGCCFVICPSREEADKAISECHNKKTLPGASSPLQVKYADGELERLEHKLFIGMLPKNVSDAEVSALFSNYGTIKDLQLLRGYQQTSKGCAFLKFETKEQALAAIEALNGKHKIEGSTVPLVVKWADTEKERQARRAQKALSLASNVSNSDSRQHLYGALPMGYMSPYNGYGYQTPGTYGLMHYRLPPMQNQHAYHNLIPPLNQGNAIRGVTPDLSSGMAPRNFSVSPNYVGSAYPAVHGVQYPLTYHGGMISNRPLGGPSSSLSPSTANSQSAASSSVSTSSGGQNEGPPGANLFIYHIPQEFGDDELASAFQRFGRVLSAKVFVDKATGVSKCFGFVSYDSPVAAQNAINMMNGFQLGGKKLKVQLKRDNKQNKPY; encoded by the exons ATGGCGGAGGAGGAGAGCGTGAAGTTGTTCGTAGGTCAAGTGCCGAAGCACATGACGGAATCGCAGCTGCTCGCAATGTTCCAGGAGTTCGCCTTGGTAGACGAAGTCAACATTATTAAGGACAAGGCCACGCGCGCTTCTCGag GATGTTGTTTTGTGATATGTCCGTCGAGAGAGGAAGCGGACAAGGCGATTAGCGAGTGCCATAATAAGAAGACGCTTCCTGGG GCATCTAGTCCATTGCAAGTGAAGTACGCTGATGGAGAGTTGGAAAGGCTAG AGCATAAACTCTTTATCGGCATGCTTCCGAAAAATGTTTCTGATGCTGAAGTCTCTGCACTATTTTCAAATTATGGGACCATAAAAGACTTGCAACTTCTTAGAGGTTATCAGCAAACCAGCAAAG GTTGTGCTTTTCTAAAGTTTGAGACAAAAGAGCAAGCGCTCGCAGCTATTGAGGCCCTCAATGGAAAGCATAAGATTGAG GGTTCAACTGTTCCATTGGTGGTTAAGTGGGCCGATACAGAAAAGGAAAGACAGGCAAGGAGGGCTCAGAAAGCTCTATCATTGGCATCTAATGTGTCAAATTCAGACTCCAGGCAACATTTATATGGTGCTTTACCAATGGGTTATATGTCTCCATACAATGGATATGGTTATCAG ACTCCTGGAACTTATGGTCTCATGCACTATCGCCTGCCGCCAATGCAGAATCAGCATGCGTACCACAATCTTATCCCACCATTAAACCAAGGAAATGCTATTCGCGGAGTAACACCTGATCTTTCATCGGGAATGGCTCCAAGAAATTTCTCCGTATCACCTAATTATGTGGGATCTGCTTATCCCGCTGTACATGGGGTTCAGTATCCCTTAACTTATCATGGAGGAATGATTAGTAACCGCCCACTTGGTGGTCCATCTAGTTCTCTATCACCATCTACTGCAAATAGTCAATCTGCAGCATCTTCAAGTGTCAGCACTAGCTCAGGCGGGCAGAATGAAG GTCCACCTGGAGCTAATTTGTTTATTTACCACATTCCTCAAGAATTTGGTGATGATGAGCTTGCGAGCGCCTTTCAGCGTTTTGGTAGGGTATTGAGTGCCAAAGTTTTTGTCGACAAAGCAACAGGGGTTAGCAAATGTTTTG GATTCGTTAGTTACGACTCTCCAGTTGCAGCACAGAATGCCATTAACATGATGAATGGCTTTCAGTTAGGTGGTAAGAAATTGAAAGTTCAACTTAAGAGAGATAATAAGCAAAACAAGCCTTACTAA
- the LOC121745023 gene encoding RNA-binding protein BRN1-like isoform X2 encodes MAEEESVKLFVGQVPKHMTESQLLAMFQEFALVDEVNIIKDKATRASRGCCFVICPSREEADKAISECHNKKTLPGASSPLQVKYADGELERLEHKLFIGMLPKNVSDAEVSALFSNYGTIKDLQLLRGYQQTSKGCAFLKFETKEQALAAIEALNGKHKIEGSTVPLVVKWADTEKERQARRAQKALSLASNVSNSDSRQHLYGALPMGYMSPYNGYGYQNQHAYHNLIPPLNQGNAIRGVTPDLSSGMAPRNFSVSPNYVGSAYPAVHGVQYPLTYHGGMISNRPLGGPSSSLSPSTANSQSAASSSVSTSSGGQNEGPPGANLFIYHIPQEFGDDELASAFQRFGRVLSAKVFVDKATGVSKCFGFVSYDSPVAAQNAINMMNGFQLGGKKLKVQLKRDNKQNKPY; translated from the exons ATGGCGGAGGAGGAGAGCGTGAAGTTGTTCGTAGGTCAAGTGCCGAAGCACATGACGGAATCGCAGCTGCTCGCAATGTTCCAGGAGTTCGCCTTGGTAGACGAAGTCAACATTATTAAGGACAAGGCCACGCGCGCTTCTCGag GATGTTGTTTTGTGATATGTCCGTCGAGAGAGGAAGCGGACAAGGCGATTAGCGAGTGCCATAATAAGAAGACGCTTCCTGGG GCATCTAGTCCATTGCAAGTGAAGTACGCTGATGGAGAGTTGGAAAGGCTAG AGCATAAACTCTTTATCGGCATGCTTCCGAAAAATGTTTCTGATGCTGAAGTCTCTGCACTATTTTCAAATTATGGGACCATAAAAGACTTGCAACTTCTTAGAGGTTATCAGCAAACCAGCAAAG GTTGTGCTTTTCTAAAGTTTGAGACAAAAGAGCAAGCGCTCGCAGCTATTGAGGCCCTCAATGGAAAGCATAAGATTGAG GGTTCAACTGTTCCATTGGTGGTTAAGTGGGCCGATACAGAAAAGGAAAGACAGGCAAGGAGGGCTCAGAAAGCTCTATCATTGGCATCTAATGTGTCAAATTCAGACTCCAGGCAACATTTATATGGTGCTTTACCAATGGGTTATATGTCTCCATACAATGGATATGGTTATCAG AATCAGCATGCGTACCACAATCTTATCCCACCATTAAACCAAGGAAATGCTATTCGCGGAGTAACACCTGATCTTTCATCGGGAATGGCTCCAAGAAATTTCTCCGTATCACCTAATTATGTGGGATCTGCTTATCCCGCTGTACATGGGGTTCAGTATCCCTTAACTTATCATGGAGGAATGATTAGTAACCGCCCACTTGGTGGTCCATCTAGTTCTCTATCACCATCTACTGCAAATAGTCAATCTGCAGCATCTTCAAGTGTCAGCACTAGCTCAGGCGGGCAGAATGAAG GTCCACCTGGAGCTAATTTGTTTATTTACCACATTCCTCAAGAATTTGGTGATGATGAGCTTGCGAGCGCCTTTCAGCGTTTTGGTAGGGTATTGAGTGCCAAAGTTTTTGTCGACAAAGCAACAGGGGTTAGCAAATGTTTTG GATTCGTTAGTTACGACTCTCCAGTTGCAGCACAGAATGCCATTAACATGATGAATGGCTTTCAGTTAGGTGGTAAGAAATTGAAAGTTCAACTTAAGAGAGATAATAAGCAAAACAAGCCTTACTAA